The genomic region CCTTATCTGACTTGGCCGCTTTCCCCTAAACGAGAATCAGGGACGGCCCCAATTGTCGTAAATCGTGCCTTCTCCTATTTTGTTGCTACCAAAACAAATTTGGTGACGTGCCGAACAGAAAGCGACAAATATGAACGATAACAAAAATTTAATCGAAGCCCTGACCACCTCGCAAATCTACCAGGACTACGAACGTGCTTTCAGCGAAGCCACCGGGCTCCCCGTTTCCCTGCAGCCGCTGGAGTCGTGGCAACTGCCGCACCACGACCGGCGGAAGGAAAATCCGTTCTGCGGGATGATGGCGCAAAACAGCCGCTCCTGCGCCGCCTGCCTGCAAGTGCAGCAGAAACTCACCGAAACCGCCACCCGCGAAGCGCAATCTGTCACCTGCACCCTGGGCTTGTGCGACACCGCTGTGCCGGTTCGAACCGGGGATCGCCTGATTGGTTTTTTGAAAACCGGCCAGGTCTTCCGCAAGAAGCCGACGGAGGCGCAATTTGAGCGCACCGCCAAGCTCGTCGCCGACTGGGGCGTGCCGACAAAATCAAATGACCTCAGGGCCGCTTATTTTGATACGCGCGTGCTGCCGGCCAAACAACATGAATCGGTGGTCAGGCTGCTCAGCATTTTTGCCCAACACCTCTCCATGGTGAGCAACCAACTCATCGTCAAGCAGGAAAACGCCGAGCCGCCCATGATTACTCGCGCCAAGGCTTACATTAACGAAAACCAAACCGAAGACCTCTCACTGGGCATGGTGGCCAAAGCCGTCAACGCCAGTTCCTACTATTTCTGCAAGATGTTCAAGAA from Verrucomicrobiota bacterium harbors:
- a CDS encoding helix-turn-helix domain-containing protein, producing the protein MNDNKNLIEALTTSQIYQDYERAFSEATGLPVSLQPLESWQLPHHDRRKENPFCGMMAQNSRSCAACLQVQQKLTETATREAQSVTCTLGLCDTAVPVRTGDRLIGFLKTGQVFRKKPTEAQFERTAKLVADWGVPTKSNDLRAAYFDTRVLPAKQHESVVRLLSIFAQHLSMVSNQLIVKQENAEPPMITRAKAYINENQTEDLSLGMVAKAVNASSYYFCKMFKKATGINFTDYLSRVRIEKAKNLLLNPNLRVSEIAYEVGFQSLTHFNRVFKKILGQSPTEYRGQLPAS